From the genome of Nocardia sp. NBC_01503, one region includes:
- a CDS encoding sigma-70 family RNA polymerase sigma factor has product MTSPATTDVRISEQDLDAQSPAADLVRVYLNGIGKTALLTAADEVELAKRIEAGLYAQHLLETTKRLSAVKKKDLAILVREGQAARQHLLEANLRLVVSLAKRYTGRGMPLLDLIQEGNLGLIRAMEKFDYTKGFKFSTYATWWIRQAITRGMADQSRTIRLPVHLVEQVNKLARIKRELHQQLGREATDAELARESGIPQEKIADLLDHSRDPVSLDMPVGNDEEAPLGDFIEDSEATSAESAVIAGLLHRDVRVVLATLDEREQQVIRLRYGLDDGQPRTLDQIGKLFGLSRERVRQIEREVMSKLRKGERADRLRAYAS; this is encoded by the coding sequence ATGACAAGCCCCGCCACCACTGACGTGCGCATCAGCGAACAGGACCTCGACGCCCAGAGCCCCGCAGCCGACCTGGTACGCGTGTACCTGAATGGCATTGGCAAGACCGCGCTGCTCACGGCCGCCGACGAGGTCGAGTTGGCCAAGCGCATCGAGGCGGGCCTCTACGCTCAGCACCTGCTGGAGACGACCAAACGGCTGTCCGCGGTCAAGAAGAAGGATCTCGCGATCCTGGTCCGCGAGGGTCAAGCGGCCCGTCAGCATCTGCTCGAAGCCAACCTGCGCCTCGTGGTTTCTCTGGCCAAGCGATACACCGGCCGCGGCATGCCGCTGCTGGACCTGATCCAGGAGGGCAACCTGGGTCTGATCCGCGCCATGGAGAAGTTCGACTACACCAAGGGTTTCAAGTTCTCGACGTACGCCACCTGGTGGATTCGTCAGGCGATCACCCGCGGTATGGCGGACCAGAGCCGCACCATCCGGCTGCCCGTCCACCTGGTGGAGCAGGTCAACAAGCTCGCCCGCATCAAGCGTGAACTGCATCAGCAGCTCGGGCGTGAGGCCACCGACGCCGAGCTGGCCCGCGAATCCGGCATTCCGCAGGAGAAGATCGCGGACCTGCTGGATCACAGCCGCGACCCGGTGAGCCTGGATATGCCGGTCGGCAATGACGAAGAGGCCCCCCTCGGCGATTTCATCGAGGATTCCGAGGCCACCTCGGCCGAGTCCGCGGTCATCGCGGGTCTGCTGCACCGGGATGTGCGCGTGGTCCTGGCCACCCTCGACGAGCGCGAACAGCAGGTCATCCGCCTGCGCTACGGCCTCGACGACGGCCAGCCCCGCACCCTCGACCAGATCGGCAAGCTCTTCGGCCTCTCCCGTGAGCGCGTCCGCCAGATCGAGCGCGAGGTCATGTCCAAGCTCCGCAAGGGTGAGCGCGCCGACCGCCTGCGCGCCTACGCCAGCTGA
- a CDS encoding VOC family protein, which produces MTIRWIWAFLDRPATQFDECAEFWTAVTATTLSAKRGANSEFVTLLPDSGAPAVKMQAVPHGPRIHLDLDVEDVPTEVDRAVKLGATLVLEHPEHTVLKSPHGMIFCLTPAGTEGEIAPVVTGPEGDRSRLDQVCLDIGPSDHDEEVKFWTELTGWRWMPGSLPEYSRLTPDSKLPVKLLLQRLEQDRPTAAHLDLACTDIETTAAWHEKLGAHRVRWGTGWLVMTDPAGQEYCLTGRDPE; this is translated from the coding sequence ATGACAATTCGATGGATCTGGGCATTCCTCGACCGTCCCGCAACACAGTTCGACGAATGCGCGGAGTTCTGGACCGCGGTCACCGCCACCACGCTCTCGGCCAAGCGCGGTGCGAACTCCGAATTCGTCACGCTGCTACCGGATTCCGGCGCGCCCGCGGTGAAGATGCAGGCGGTACCCCACGGACCGCGCATTCACCTGGACCTCGATGTCGAGGATGTGCCCACCGAGGTCGATCGAGCCGTAAAGCTCGGGGCCACACTGGTTCTCGAACATCCGGAGCACACCGTGCTGAAGTCGCCGCACGGCATGATCTTCTGTCTGACCCCGGCGGGCACCGAGGGCGAGATCGCGCCCGTGGTCACCGGGCCGGAGGGTGATCGCAGCCGACTGGATCAGGTCTGCCTGGATATCGGACCCAGCGATCATGACGAGGAGGTCAAGTTCTGGACCGAGTTGACCGGGTGGCGTTGGATGCCGGGCAGTCTGCCCGAATACTCCAGGCTCACACCGGATTCCAAGCTACCGGTGAAACTGCTTCTACAACGCCTCGAGCAGGATCGGCCCACCGCCGCGCATCTGGATCTGGCCTGCACCGATATCGAAACGACGGCGGCCTGGCATGAGAAGCTCGGCGCGCATCGCGTGCGCTGGGGCACCGGATGGCTGGTAATGACCGATCCGGCCGGTCAGGAATACTGCCTGACCGGCCGGGATCCGGAGTAA
- a CDS encoding F0F1 ATP synthase subunit C, with protein MADPATASIVQGALIGGGIILAGGAIGAGIGDGLAGAALINGVTRQPEAEGRLRGNFFLTVGLVEAAYFINLAFMALFVFATPGK; from the coding sequence ATGGCAGATCCAGCAACCGCGAGTATCGTCCAGGGCGCTCTCATCGGCGGCGGCATCATCCTGGCGGGCGGTGCCATCGGCGCGGGCATCGGTGATGGTCTCGCCGGCGCGGCATTGATCAATGGCGTTACCCGGCAGCCCGAGGCCGAAGGCCGACTGCGCGGCAACTTCTTCCTGACCGTCGGTCTGGTCGAGGCCGCCTACTTCATCAATCTCGCATTCATGGCGCTTTTCGTATTCGCCACTCCCGGTAAGTAG
- a CDS encoding class I SAM-dependent methyltransferase: MTSRPLVTHVSDTARWVAARRAAESARADALFRDPLAARLAGDRGREIAEAAGAVMADDWFLVARTKMIDDQIDEAVAAGCDLVVNLGAGLDTRPYRMQLPEGFDWVEADLPGLVGEKNALLAEETPRCRLTRAAVDLTDGPALKRFLDDALAGAEQALVLTEGLVMYFSEADVIALAAALRRPEIAGWCLDFSAAGVAKLMAERNVGLLRDAPWKFLPENGIAFFEECGWNVAYLESIYLAADRLGRLSSPQLRAAVDAPQPDPRAPGSWPYSAVTRLIP; the protein is encoded by the coding sequence ATGACATCTCGACCGTTGGTTACGCATGTGTCCGATACCGCACGGTGGGTGGCGGCTCGGCGGGCCGCGGAGTCGGCGCGGGCCGATGCGCTGTTTCGGGATCCGCTTGCCGCACGGTTGGCCGGGGATCGTGGGCGGGAGATCGCCGAGGCTGCCGGGGCGGTGATGGCCGATGACTGGTTTCTGGTTGCTCGGACGAAGATGATCGATGATCAGATCGACGAGGCGGTGGCCGCCGGGTGTGACCTGGTGGTGAATCTGGGTGCCGGACTTGATACCCGGCCCTACCGGATGCAGTTGCCGGAGGGATTCGACTGGGTCGAAGCCGATCTGCCCGGTCTGGTCGGGGAGAAGAACGCACTGCTCGCCGAGGAGACACCGCGGTGCCGATTGACCCGGGCGGCAGTCGATCTCACCGACGGCCCGGCACTGAAGAGGTTTCTCGACGATGCGCTCGCAGGTGCCGAGCAGGCGCTGGTGCTGACCGAGGGGCTGGTGATGTACTTCTCCGAAGCCGATGTGATCGCCCTCGCCGCGGCGCTGCGGCGGCCCGAGATCGCGGGCTGGTGCCTGGACTTCAGCGCGGCCGGGGTCGCGAAGCTGATGGCTGAGCGCAATGTGGGGCTGCTGCGCGATGCGCCCTGGAAGTTCCTGCCGGAGAACGGAATCGCCTTCTTCGAGGAGTGCGGTTGGAACGTCGCGTACCTGGAGTCGATCTATCTGGCGGCCGACCGGCTCGGCAGATTGTCGTCGCCGCAGCTGCGCGCGGCGGTCGACGCCCCGCAACCGGATCCACGCGCACCGGGGTCCTGGCCCTACAGTGCCGTGACCCGACTGATCCCCTGA
- a CDS encoding GlxA family transcriptional regulator, producing MTTPHLVAVLALEPLVGFDMTIAPLVLGEAKDESGRPLYDVQVCGLQARQAIRTTTGYAVVPAFGPELLARADTVIVPGTRISEPRTQGVLTPELAAALATIRPDTRIVSICTGAFVLAAAGLLDGRRATTHWNFADLFRSLYPSVRLDENLLFVEDGNIWTAAGLAAGIDLCLHLIRTDHGSAVANHAARYCVVPPWREGGQSQFIEQQVPEPGSDGTAPTRLWALAHLDRELDLNSLAAHACMSVRTFTRRFKAETGIAPGAWVLQQRLRHARQLLETTDLTIDEVARSAGMGTAASLRHHMRSELGVPPLTYRKTFRKDWHRESWETV from the coding sequence ATGACCACACCGCATCTGGTGGCCGTACTGGCACTGGAACCGCTGGTCGGGTTCGATATGACCATCGCGCCCCTGGTTCTCGGCGAGGCCAAGGACGAGTCGGGACGCCCGCTCTACGACGTCCAGGTGTGCGGATTACAAGCGCGACAGGCCATTCGCACCACGACCGGTTACGCGGTCGTCCCGGCATTCGGACCGGAACTGCTGGCCCGCGCGGACACCGTGATCGTGCCCGGCACTCGAATCTCCGAACCGCGCACCCAGGGTGTGCTCACACCGGAGCTGGCCGCGGCCCTGGCGACCATCCGCCCGGACACCCGCATCGTCTCCATCTGCACGGGCGCCTTCGTACTCGCCGCGGCGGGGCTGCTGGACGGCCGGCGCGCGACCACGCACTGGAACTTCGCCGATCTGTTCCGTTCGCTCTACCCGAGCGTGCGCCTGGATGAGAACCTGCTCTTCGTGGAGGACGGAAACATCTGGACCGCAGCGGGTTTGGCGGCCGGAATCGACCTGTGCCTGCATCTGATTCGCACCGATCACGGCAGCGCCGTGGCCAATCACGCGGCCCGCTACTGCGTGGTTCCCCCGTGGCGTGAGGGCGGGCAATCGCAATTCATCGAACAGCAGGTCCCCGAACCGGGTTCGGATGGCACCGCACCGACCCGACTGTGGGCGCTGGCGCACCTGGACCGGGAGCTGGATCTGAATTCCCTTGCCGCGCACGCGTGTATGAGCGTGCGGACCTTCACGCGCCGATTCAAGGCCGAGACGGGTATTGCGCCGGGCGCGTGGGTACTGCAACAGCGGCTGCGGCACGCCCGGCAACTGCTGGAGACCACCGATCTGACCATTGACGAGGTGGCCCGCTCGGCGGGCATGGGCACCGCCGCCTCGCTGCGCCATCACATGCGCTCCGAGCTCGGTGTGCCGCCGCTGACATACCGCAAGACCTTCCGTAAGGACTGGCATCGCGAGAGTTGGGAGACAGTATGA
- the ppc gene encoding phosphoenolpyruvate carboxylase, translating to MRENQIETATAPLRDDIRFLGGILGDTIRDHEGAEVFDLIERVRVEAFKIRRSEVDRDAVADMLRDLEIGTAIPVIRAFSHFLLLANLAEDLQRDRRRAVHIAAGEPPQDSSLAATYRKLDAARPDGEVVADLLGEALVSPVITAHPTETRRRTIFDVQSRITELMRTRQRYDEHEPEFAAIDTDIRRQVLQLWRAALIRLARLRIQDEIEVGLRYYDLTLFDVIPKINADVRAALRARWPEYELLSRPILRPGSWIGGDRDGNPNVTADVVHRATHRAGTVAFERYLKSLVELEKSLSQSARLVPVTPELAALADAGFDDSPQRADEPYRRAVRAIRARLSATARQSLGEIPSEGIDVVAEPYAGPEALLADLNVLDASMRASGDGLLADDQLAALRGAVETFGFHLQGLDLRQNSETHEQVVAELFAWAGVHPDYASLDEARRVELLAAELTTRRPLVGPSAQLSELAAKELAVVRAAKTALDDLGPDTVPNYIISMCTSVSDMLEAALLLKEAGILDPGDERTPPSSSVGVVPLFETIDDLRGGAEILAAALEVPAYKRLVQARGMRQEIMLGYSDSNKDGGYLAANWALYRAELDLVDTARKTGIRMRLFHGRGGTVGRGGGRSYDAILAQPAGAVRGSLRLTEQGEVISTKYADAGTAYRNLEALVAGTLESTLLDVEGLGEDAEPAYAVLDELAELARQAYSRLVHETPGFVEYFRASTPVAEVADLNLGSRPASRKPTNSVYDLRAIPWVMSWSQSRVMLPGWYGTGSAIQEWIGDDPARLAQLSDLYRRWPFFQTVLSNLAQVMAKADMDIAATYAELVPDETLRATVFGMICDEFSRTARMHAAITGTDELLSDNPALAESIHNRFPYLEPINQLQVELLRRRRAGDDSELVERGILLTMNGLATALRNSG from the coding sequence ATGCGGGAGAACCAGATCGAGACGGCGACCGCGCCACTGCGCGATGACATCCGATTCCTGGGCGGCATCCTCGGGGATACGATTCGCGATCATGAGGGGGCGGAGGTCTTCGATCTCATCGAACGGGTCCGGGTGGAGGCCTTCAAGATCCGGCGCTCGGAGGTGGATCGCGATGCGGTCGCCGATATGCTGCGCGATCTCGAGATCGGCACCGCGATACCGGTGATCCGCGCCTTCAGTCACTTCCTGCTGCTGGCCAATCTGGCCGAGGATCTGCAGCGTGATCGGCGGCGCGCGGTGCATATCGCGGCGGGGGAGCCGCCCCAGGACTCCAGTCTGGCGGCCACCTACCGCAAACTCGACGCCGCGCGGCCGGATGGGGAGGTGGTGGCCGATCTGCTCGGCGAGGCGCTGGTCTCACCGGTGATCACAGCGCACCCCACCGAGACCCGGCGGCGCACCATCTTCGATGTGCAGTCCCGGATCACCGAACTCATGCGGACGCGCCAGCGCTATGACGAGCACGAACCCGAGTTCGCCGCCATCGACACCGATATTCGGCGGCAGGTGCTGCAACTGTGGCGAGCGGCGCTGATTCGGCTGGCGCGCTTGCGTATTCAGGATGAGATCGAGGTCGGGCTGCGGTACTACGACCTCACGCTGTTCGATGTCATTCCCAAGATCAACGCCGATGTGCGGGCCGCCCTGCGTGCCCGCTGGCCCGAGTATGAGCTGCTGTCGCGCCCGATCCTGCGGCCGGGCTCGTGGATCGGCGGTGACCGGGACGGCAATCCGAATGTCACCGCCGATGTGGTGCACCGCGCCACCCATCGCGCGGGCACCGTTGCCTTCGAACGGTATCTGAAAAGCCTTGTGGAGCTGGAGAAGTCGCTGTCGCAGTCGGCGCGACTGGTGCCGGTGACGCCGGAGTTGGCAGCGCTCGCCGATGCCGGATTCGATGATTCACCGCAGCGCGCCGATGAGCCGTATCGGCGGGCGGTGCGTGCGATTCGCGCCCGGCTCAGCGCCACGGCGCGGCAGTCGCTCGGCGAAATCCCTTCGGAGGGAATCGATGTGGTGGCCGAGCCGTACGCCGGTCCGGAGGCATTGCTGGCCGATCTGAATGTGCTCGACGCCTCCATGCGCGCCTCCGGTGACGGTCTGCTCGCCGATGATCAGCTCGCGGCGCTGCGGGGCGCGGTGGAGACCTTCGGATTTCATTTGCAGGGCCTGGATCTGCGGCAGAACTCCGAGACCCATGAGCAGGTGGTGGCCGAGCTGTTCGCCTGGGCGGGCGTACATCCCGATTACGCCTCGCTCGACGAGGCGCGGCGGGTGGAGTTGCTCGCGGCCGAATTGACCACGCGCCGCCCGCTTGTCGGGCCCAGCGCCCAGCTCAGCGAGCTCGCGGCCAAGGAGTTGGCGGTGGTGCGGGCGGCCAAGACCGCACTCGATGATCTGGGGCCCGATACCGTGCCCAACTACATCATCAGTATGTGCACCTCGGTCAGCGACATGCTCGAGGCGGCGCTGCTGCTCAAAGAGGCGGGCATTCTCGATCCGGGTGACGAGCGGACGCCGCCGTCCAGTTCGGTCGGGGTGGTGCCGCTCTTCGAGACCATCGACGATCTGCGCGGTGGCGCCGAAATCCTCGCCGCCGCACTGGAAGTGCCCGCGTACAAGCGTCTGGTGCAGGCGCGCGGTATGCGGCAGGAGATCATGCTCGGCTACTCCGACTCCAATAAGGACGGCGGATATCTCGCCGCGAATTGGGCGCTGTACCGTGCGGAGCTGGATCTGGTGGATACCGCGCGCAAGACCGGAATTCGTATGCGGCTCTTCCACGGTCGCGGTGGCACGGTCGGTCGCGGTGGCGGTCGCAGTTATGACGCCATCCTGGCCCAGCCCGCCGGAGCGGTGCGCGGATCGCTGCGCCTGACCGAACAGGGGGAGGTCATCTCCACCAAATACGCGGACGCGGGCACCGCGTACCGCAATCTGGAGGCCCTCGTCGCGGGCACGCTCGAATCGACCCTGCTGGATGTGGAGGGGCTGGGCGAGGATGCCGAACCCGCCTACGCGGTGCTGGATGAGCTGGCCGAGCTTGCGCGCCAAGCCTATTCGCGGCTGGTGCATGAGACTCCGGGCTTCGTGGAGTACTTCCGCGCCTCCACGCCGGTGGCCGAGGTCGCCGATCTCAACCTCGGTAGCCGCCCGGCCTCGCGCAAGCCGACCAATTCGGTGTACGACCTGCGTGCTATTCCGTGGGTGATGTCGTGGAGTCAATCCCGGGTCATGCTGCCGGGCTGGTACGGGACCGGATCCGCCATCCAGGAGTGGATCGGTGACGATCCCGCGCGACTGGCGCAGCTGTCGGATCTGTATCGGCGCTGGCCGTTCTTCCAGACGGTGCTGTCCAATCTGGCTCAGGTGATGGCCAAGGCGGATATGGATATCGCGGCCACCTATGCCGAGTTGGTGCCCGATGAAACCTTGCGCGCCACCGTCTTCGGCATGATCTGCGATGAGTTCAGTCGCACCGCCCGCATGCACGCGGCCATTACCGGGACCGATGAGCTGCTCTCGGACAACCCGGCATTGGCGGAATCGATTCACAATCGCTTCCCGTACCTGGAGCCGATCAATCAGCTACAGGTGGAACTGCTGCGCCGCCGCCGGGCGGGTGACGATTCGGAGTTGGTCGAGCGCGGCATCCTGCTCACCATGAATGGCCTGGCTACGGCGTTGCGCAACTCCGGCTAG
- the atpB gene encoding F0F1 ATP synthase subunit A, translating to MSVTLSAEGESESKIHVGDHAVAHLWGLEFNVDTIVSTSVAALIVLGLAFYLRVKLTSGVPNGVQLFFETVTVQMRNQVETAIGMKVAPFVLPLAVTLFTFILLSNWLSVLPVQYGSGELIAPPASDVNFVYALALFVFVAYHAAGVGRRGAGGHAKQLLKGHTGWGPMIFINVIEEIAKPLSLALRLFGNMFAGGVMVAVITLFPFWISWGPNAIWKLFDLFVGAIQAFIFSLLTVLYFSQSMSLEHEKH from the coding sequence ATGTCCGTCACCCTGAGCGCCGAAGGGGAGTCGGAGTCCAAGATCCACGTCGGCGACCACGCGGTCGCGCATCTGTGGGGTCTGGAATTCAATGTCGACACCATTGTGTCGACCTCCGTCGCCGCCCTTATCGTGCTGGGCCTCGCCTTCTACCTGCGGGTCAAGCTCACCTCGGGGGTACCCAACGGCGTGCAGCTGTTCTTCGAGACCGTCACCGTACAGATGCGCAATCAGGTCGAGACCGCCATCGGTATGAAGGTCGCGCCGTTCGTGCTGCCCCTGGCCGTCACGCTCTTCACCTTCATCCTGCTCTCCAACTGGCTGTCGGTGCTCCCGGTGCAGTACGGCTCGGGTGAGTTGATCGCCCCGCCCGCCTCCGATGTGAACTTCGTCTACGCGTTGGCGCTCTTCGTATTCGTCGCCTACCACGCCGCCGGTGTGGGCAGGCGCGGTGCGGGCGGGCACGCCAAACAATTGCTCAAGGGTCACACCGGTTGGGGCCCCATGATTTTCATCAATGTGATCGAGGAGATCGCGAAGCCACTATCACTGGCATTGCGGCTCTTCGGCAATATGTTCGCCGGTGGCGTCATGGTTGCGGTGATCACGCTGTTCCCCTTCTGGATCAGCTGGGGCCCGAATGCGATATGGAAGTTGTTCGACCTTTTCGTCGGCGCCATCCAGGCATTCATCTTCTCCCTGCTGACCGTCCTGTACTTCAGCCAGTCGATGTCGCTGGAGCATGAAAAGCACTGA
- a CDS encoding F0F1 ATP synthase subunit B family protein: protein MHTNGLLAEGIYNITFDWPVFFSQLFGFGVIIWIFVKYILPPLRKIMSKAQDTVRRQLEESEDAAVRLTDAKTAYDSAIAEAKAELERMRSEARTDADRIIAQMREAAAAEVERVRKQGRDQILQYRRQLMRDLEADLSAAMLDLTEEKVREQIGTPQARSESVERFLEDLEALANSAPAARRQPQTGLN from the coding sequence ATGCACACCAATGGGCTGCTCGCCGAAGGCATTTACAACATCACCTTCGATTGGCCCGTCTTCTTCAGCCAGTTATTCGGCTTCGGCGTCATTATCTGGATTTTCGTCAAATACATTCTGCCGCCTTTGAGGAAAATCATGTCGAAGGCGCAGGACACCGTGCGACGGCAACTGGAGGAGAGCGAGGACGCGGCGGTCCGTTTGACCGACGCCAAGACCGCCTACGACAGCGCCATCGCCGAGGCGAAGGCCGAACTCGAGCGGATGCGCTCCGAGGCGCGCACCGATGCCGACCGCATCATCGCGCAGATGCGTGAGGCCGCGGCCGCCGAGGTGGAGCGGGTGCGCAAGCAGGGCCGCGATCAGATCCTGCAGTACCGCAGGCAGCTGATGCGCGATCTGGAGGCCGATCTCTCGGCCGCCATGCTCGACCTCACCGAGGAGAAGGTGCGCGAGCAGATCGGCACCCCGCAGGCCAGGTCCGAGAGCGTGGAGCGTTTCCTCGAGGATCTCGAGGCGCTGGCCAACTCGGCCCCGGCCGCGCGGCGGCAGCCGCAGACCGGATTGAACTAG
- a CDS encoding DUF7782 domain-containing protein, with translation MPTNQTTSSSLLADLAADLRTALTRVRYDSDSLLEVLGDEAHAALWRSEPVPVRRAARDAGELGTLVRLLLLGDAMPEREVAAALAPVDIDRAVAAGLLERDGGDIRPALDLRPLDLGDGTRWVLSDLDDSMRRRTLDTDHVLGVGQASLSLLRATPTRPVGTVLDLGTGCGVQAIHAASYGQKVTGTDLNKRALWLAEATAALNGLDIELRQGSWYEPVAGRRFDQVVANPPFVVGPARVEHTYRDSGLAMDGASELVISGMPAMLNPGGTAALLASWVHIEGQDWRARVSSWLPDQGVDAWIVQRDIADPALYVGTWLRDAGLDPREPQAQEQAERWLQAFTEAKVDGIGFGVVYLRDIDGPTEILAEDLTHHFEDPLGNEASRYFERSAWLRAVATDPDLVLASRFEVDPVSALERVYLPGEQGWEQRVARLHRGDGPLWQHEVDDTTAALLAGMRPDGLPLSELVELLAFSETGGAATPEFESAVLGVVVGLVRHGLIHPR, from the coding sequence ATGCCGACGAACCAGACGACCAGCTCGTCCCTGCTCGCCGACCTGGCCGCCGATCTGCGCACCGCGCTGACCCGGGTCCGCTACGACTCCGATTCGCTCCTGGAGGTCCTCGGCGACGAAGCGCACGCCGCGCTGTGGCGCTCGGAGCCCGTGCCCGTGCGCCGGGCCGCCCGCGATGCCGGTGAGCTGGGCACTCTGGTGCGCCTGCTGCTGCTCGGCGATGCCATGCCCGAACGTGAGGTCGCCGCCGCGCTGGCACCGGTCGATATCGATCGCGCGGTAGCCGCCGGACTGCTCGAACGCGATGGCGGCGATATCCGCCCGGCGCTGGACCTGCGTCCGCTGGATCTCGGCGATGGCACGCGCTGGGTGCTGTCCGATCTCGACGACTCCATGCGGCGTCGCACCCTCGATACCGATCACGTGCTCGGGGTCGGGCAGGCGTCGCTGTCACTGCTGCGCGCCACTCCGACCCGTCCGGTCGGCACCGTGCTGGATCTCGGCACCGGCTGCGGTGTGCAGGCGATTCACGCCGCGTCTTATGGACAGAAGGTCACCGGCACCGATCTCAACAAGCGCGCGCTCTGGCTGGCCGAGGCCACCGCCGCGCTCAATGGCCTGGATATCGAACTGCGCCAAGGCTCCTGGTACGAGCCCGTCGCCGGGCGGCGCTTCGATCAGGTGGTCGCCAATCCCCCGTTCGTGGTCGGACCGGCGCGCGTGGAACACACCTATCGCGATTCCGGCCTGGCCATGGACGGTGCGAGCGAGCTCGTCATCTCCGGTATGCCCGCCATGTTGAATCCCGGTGGCACCGCGGCACTCCTGGCCTCGTGGGTGCATATAGAAGGACAGGACTGGCGCGCCCGGGTCTCGAGCTGGCTGCCCGATCAGGGCGTGGACGCGTGGATAGTGCAGCGCGATATCGCCGATCCCGCCCTCTATGTCGGAACCTGGTTGCGCGACGCCGGATTGGATCCGCGCGAACCGCAGGCCCAGGAGCAGGCCGAACGCTGGTTGCAGGCGTTCACCGAGGCGAAGGTGGACGGAATCGGCTTCGGTGTGGTCTATCTGCGCGATATCGACGGCCCGACCGAGATCCTGGCCGAGGATCTCACCCATCACTTCGAGGATCCCCTCGGCAACGAGGCCAGCCGGTACTTCGAGCGGTCGGCGTGGCTGCGCGCGGTGGCCACCGATCCGGATCTGGTCCTGGCGAGTCGTTTCGAGGTCGATCCGGTCAGCGCGCTGGAGCGGGTCTATCTGCCGGGCGAGCAAGGCTGGGAGCAGCGGGTGGCGCGGCTGCATCGTGGCGACGGTCCGCTGTGGCAGCACGAGGTGGACGACACCACCGCGGCGCTGCTGGCCGGGATGCGCCCGGACGGGCTGCCGCTGAGCGAGCTGGTCGAATTGCTCGCCTTCAGTGAGACCGGTGGCGCGGCCACCCCCGAATTCGAATCGGCGGTGCTGGGCGTGGTGGTCGGATTGGTCCGGCACGGCCTGATCCATCCGCGCTGA
- a CDS encoding F0F1 ATP synthase subunit B, translating into MSPRTDVEAAGNFLIPNGTFFAELVIFLIVLGVIMFFVVPPIRKVLAEREARVEETAATSKSANELFAEAEARYQSALEKARAEAAEIRNQARAEGRAILEELRGDAQKEVDHIVAESSAHLRAEADQVAAELREDVEPLAQNLADRMLGVSARPRTSAGHQRGRGTP; encoded by the coding sequence ATGTCTCCCAGAACAGATGTGGAGGCCGCGGGGAACTTCCTGATTCCCAACGGCACCTTCTTCGCCGAGCTCGTGATCTTCCTGATCGTGCTCGGAGTCATCATGTTCTTCGTGGTCCCGCCGATCCGAAAGGTATTGGCGGAGCGGGAGGCTCGGGTCGAGGAGACGGCGGCGACCAGCAAATCGGCGAACGAGTTGTTCGCCGAGGCCGAGGCCAGATACCAATCGGCACTGGAGAAGGCTCGGGCCGAAGCGGCCGAGATCCGGAACCAGGCGCGTGCCGAAGGCCGGGCGATACTCGAAGAACTACGCGGCGACGCTCAAAAAGAGGTCGACCACATCGTCGCGGAATCCTCGGCACACCTGCGTGCCGAGGCCGACCAGGTCGCCGCCGAACTACGCGAGGACGTCGAACCGCTGGCCCAGAATCTCGCCGATCGCATGCTCGGCGTGAGTGCTAGACCCCGGACCAGCGCCGGCCATCAGAGAGGACGGGGGACGCCCTGA